From the genome of Dehalococcoidia bacterium:
ATCGTGAGCAGCTGATCAGGCAGCCACGTAACAAGAGATCAAACCTGCATGTGAGGGCAGCGGTATCCCCCATCGACCTGGAGTGTCTTTCCCGTAACCCATTCTGCCGCATCAGATGCCAGAAAGACCGCAGCAGCAGCAATATCCTGGGGAGTTCCCATACGCTTGATCGCCAGATGGGACATCAATTCAGCCTTTGCCGCCTCCGTGTACATTCCTGCTAAAGCCTCGGTGAGAATGGGACCTGGAGCCAAGCAATTGACGCGAATATTGAAAGGGGCAAGCTCCGATGCAAGCGAGTCAGTCAAATTGACAATAGCCGCTTTAGCCGCCCCATAGGCGGTTTGGCGTGGCGTGCCTACCAGTCCCGCGCCAGATGCCATATTGATGATAACCCCCCTCTTCTGTCCTATCATCGTCTTCATTACGGCCTGTGTACATATGACACAGGTCTTCAGGTTTATGCGTAGCACGGAGTCCCACCTATTCTCGCTGATATCCATGAATGGAGATGGAAAGCCTCCTCCCCCGACATTGTTCACCAGAATATCAATTCGCCCAAACTCTGCGATTGTCTTTTGTACCACATCTTGTACTTGTTCAGAGTTACGGACGTCTGCAGATAATG
Proteins encoded in this window:
- a CDS encoding SDR family oxidoreductase; amino-acid sequence: MAIVTGAGKGIGKGIALGLAEAGANVVIVELVVEDRDATAAEVRARGRRALALSADVRNSEQVQDVVQKTIAEFGRIDILVNNVGGGGFPSPFMDISENRWDSVLRINLKTCVICTQAVMKTMIGQKRGVIINMASGAGLVGTPRQTAYGAAKAAIVNLTDSLASELAPFNIRVNCLAPGPILTEALAGMYTEAAKAELMSHLAIKRMGTPQDIAAAAVFLASDAAEWVTGKTLQVDGGYRCPHMQV